A stretch of Myceligenerans xiligouense DNA encodes these proteins:
- the pheS gene encoding phenylalanine--tRNA ligase subunit alpha, with protein MSTPDVQAAVDPLDEVALDAAVEQALADIAKAAHLDELKAVRTTHTGDRSALALANRAIGALPGPDKARAGKLIGPRRGRVNKAVAARQAELEAERDERVLVEESVDVTLPTTRTPAGARHPIELIQERIGDFFTGLGWEIADGPELESEWFNFDALNFGPDHPARQMQDTFYVGGTETAGADSGVVAPGTSSNLVLRTHTSPVQAHSLLERGVPLYVACPGKVFRTDALDQTHTPVFHQVEGIAVDKGLTMANLIGTLDAFARAMFGPEARTRLRPSFFPFTEPSAEMDLWFPQKKGGAGWIEWGGCGMVNPNVLRSAGIDPDEYSGFAFGMGIERTLMLRHAIADMHDIVEGDVRFSTQFGTEI; from the coding sequence ATGTCCACGCCCGACGTTCAGGCCGCCGTCGATCCGCTCGACGAGGTGGCGCTCGATGCCGCCGTCGAGCAGGCCCTCGCCGACATCGCGAAGGCCGCCCACCTCGACGAGCTCAAGGCCGTCCGCACCACCCACACCGGAGACCGCAGCGCCCTCGCGCTCGCGAACCGTGCCATCGGCGCGCTCCCCGGACCCGACAAGGCGCGGGCCGGCAAGCTGATCGGCCCGCGCCGCGGTCGCGTCAACAAGGCCGTCGCCGCGCGCCAGGCCGAGCTCGAGGCCGAGCGGGACGAGCGCGTGCTCGTGGAGGAGTCCGTCGACGTGACCCTCCCGACCACGCGCACACCTGCCGGTGCCCGGCACCCGATCGAGCTGATCCAGGAGCGCATCGGAGACTTCTTCACCGGCCTCGGCTGGGAGATCGCCGACGGTCCCGAGCTCGAGTCCGAGTGGTTCAACTTCGACGCGCTGAACTTCGGCCCCGACCACCCGGCCCGTCAGATGCAGGACACGTTCTACGTCGGCGGGACGGAGACGGCCGGTGCCGACTCGGGCGTGGTCGCCCCCGGGACGTCGTCGAACCTCGTGCTGCGTACCCACACGTCGCCGGTGCAGGCCCACAGCCTGCTCGAACGCGGCGTTCCGCTGTACGTCGCGTGCCCCGGCAAGGTGTTCCGCACCGACGCGCTCGACCAGACCCACACGCCCGTGTTCCACCAGGTCGAGGGCATCGCGGTGGACAAGGGGCTGACGATGGCGAACCTGATCGGCACGCTCGACGCGTTCGCGCGGGCGATGTTCGGCCCCGAGGCCAGGACGCGTCTGCGCCCGAGCTTCTTCCCGTTCACCGAGCCCAGCGCCGAGATGGACCTGTGGTTCCCGCAGAAGAAGGGCGGCGCGGGCTGGATCGAGTGGGGCGGCTGCGGCATGGTCAACCCCAACGTGCTCCGCTCGGCCGGCATCGACCCGGACGAGTACTCCGGGTTCGCCTTCGGCATGGGCATCGAGCGCACGCTCATGCTGCGCCATGCCATCGCTGACATGCACGACATCGTGGAGGGCGACGTCCGCTTCTCCACCCAGTTCGGGACGGAGATCTGA
- the thpR gene encoding RNA 2',3'-cyclic phosphodiesterase, translating to MRLFTAVFPPESVLDHLDLAVHGVTSTGASPRWVPRENRHITLSFYADVPEGAVDDLSEGLAVVAGKHGALDLRLRGAGSFGSRVLWIGVDGDLAPLRDLAADCLAASPREVPEDVKPHRPHLTIARARAGQVRPPRGRDRWGRRRVRDDDGRGGGRGGAARARSGAYSAGRAASRDVVRDPFADARSVLEPAAHALSVYAGPSWPVESFALVESRPGEGAQGGPRYTVLETFELRG from the coding sequence GTGCGCCTGTTCACGGCGGTGTTCCCGCCAGAGAGTGTCCTTGACCACCTCGATCTCGCTGTCCACGGCGTGACCAGCACCGGCGCCTCCCCGCGGTGGGTGCCGCGCGAGAACCGGCACATCACGCTGTCCTTCTACGCGGATGTGCCGGAAGGCGCCGTGGACGACCTGTCCGAAGGGCTCGCCGTCGTCGCCGGTAAGCATGGGGCGCTCGACCTGCGTCTTCGCGGTGCCGGGTCGTTCGGCAGCCGGGTGCTGTGGATCGGCGTCGACGGCGACCTGGCCCCGCTGCGCGATCTCGCGGCGGACTGCCTCGCCGCCTCCCCGCGCGAGGTGCCCGAGGACGTCAAGCCGCACCGCCCGCACCTCACGATCGCCCGGGCGCGGGCCGGGCAGGTGCGCCCGCCGCGAGGCCGCGACCGCTGGGGCAGACGCCGGGTCAGGGACGACGACGGCCGTGGCGGCGGGCGAGGGGGTGCGGCCCGGGCGCGCTCCGGCGCGTACAGCGCGGGGAGGGCCGCGTCGCGCGATGTCGTACGGGACCCGTTCGCGGACGCCCGGTCCGTGCTGGAGCCCGCCGCGCACGCGCTCTCGGTGTATGCCGGGCCGTCGTGGCCGGTCGAGTCGTTCGCGCTCGTGGAGTCGCGGCCCGGCGAGGGCGCGCAGGGCGGGCCCCGGTACACGGTCCTGGAGACGTTCGAGCTGCGGGGCTGA
- a CDS encoding sporulation protein has protein sequence MRYVPDLTRIIDAAAEQFGVRQVFGEAYERGEKLVIPVARIWNGAGGGGGGGTESQKEGSEGGGGGVGFSRRGEPAGVFEVDDDGARWVPAVNVGRIVLGGQIAVVAVAVAVCWAVSRRRSDQE, from the coding sequence ATGAGATATGTGCCGGACCTGACTCGCATCATCGATGCCGCTGCCGAGCAGTTCGGCGTGCGGCAGGTCTTCGGCGAGGCGTACGAACGCGGTGAGAAGCTCGTGATACCGGTCGCGCGTATCTGGAACGGCGCGGGTGGCGGTGGCGGTGGCGGCACCGAGAGCCAGAAGGAGGGTTCCGAGGGCGGCGGTGGCGGCGTCGGGTTCAGCCGTCGTGGCGAGCCCGCGGGTGTGTTCGAGGTGGACGACGACGGAGCGCGCTGGGTTCCCGCCGTGAATGTGGGACGGATCGTGCTGGGTGGGCAGATCGCTGTGGTCGCCGTCGCCGTGGCCGTCTGCTGGGCCGTGTCGCGACGCCGGTCGGACCAGGAGTGA
- a CDS encoding TrmH family RNA methyltransferase has product MTLANPRADRVRHVRALSGRSARSRHGLFLVEGPQGVREAVRWADDGAVRDVYLTPAAVERYPEIVDAARDSAATQVARTGGGAGALRIHVATPEVLETMSPDAQGVLAVLRAGTTELEAALSGARLVAVLSNVRDPGNAGTVIRAADAAGADAVVLAGESVDVHNPKVVRATAGSLFHLPVVTGPRPADVVARLHEAGCQVLAADGTGEHDLDDLQDAVGQGPSPDLAAPTAWLFGNEAWGLPPADRALADAVVRVPIRGRAESLNLATAAAVCLYASSRAQR; this is encoded by the coding sequence GTGACGCTCGCGAATCCGCGGGCGGACCGGGTCAGGCACGTGCGGGCCCTGTCCGGGCGTTCGGCGCGCTCACGGCACGGACTGTTCCTCGTGGAGGGGCCGCAGGGCGTCCGCGAGGCCGTGCGCTGGGCGGACGACGGTGCCGTCCGTGATGTCTACCTGACGCCCGCCGCCGTGGAGCGGTATCCCGAGATCGTGGACGCGGCGCGGGACAGCGCGGCCACCCAGGTCGCACGGACCGGCGGCGGTGCCGGAGCACTCCGGATCCATGTCGCGACGCCCGAGGTGCTGGAGACGATGAGCCCGGACGCGCAGGGCGTCCTGGCGGTGCTGCGCGCGGGGACCACCGAGCTGGAGGCCGCGCTGTCCGGGGCGCGACTCGTCGCGGTCCTGTCCAACGTCCGCGACCCGGGCAACGCCGGGACGGTGATCCGCGCCGCCGACGCCGCCGGGGCCGATGCGGTCGTCCTCGCGGGGGAGAGCGTCGACGTGCACAACCCGAAGGTCGTGCGTGCGACGGCCGGCTCGCTGTTCCACCTCCCCGTCGTGACCGGCCCGCGGCCGGCCGATGTCGTCGCGCGCCTCCACGAGGCCGGGTGCCAGGTGCTGGCCGCCGACGGCACCGGCGAGCACGACCTGGACGACCTGCAGGACGCCGTCGGGCAGGGGCCCTCGCCCGACCTGGCGGCCCCGACCGCGTGGCTGTTCGGCAACGAGGCCTGGGGCCTTCCGCCGGCGGACCGGGCGCTGGCCGACGCCGTGGTGCGCGTGCCGATCCGCGGCAGGGCGGAGTCCCTCAACCTGGCGACGGCCGCGGCCGTCTGCCTCTACGCCAGCAGCCGCGCGCAGCGCTGA
- the rplT gene encoding 50S ribosomal protein L20 has protein sequence MARVKRAVNAQKKRRTTLERASGYRGQRSRLYRKAKEQVTHSLVYSYRDRKARKGDFRKLWIQRINAASRAQGLTYNRLIQGLKAAGVEVDRRMLAELAVNDVAAFNALVKVAKDALPADVNAPAAA, from the coding sequence GTGGCACGCGTGAAGCGGGCGGTCAACGCCCAGAAGAAGCGTCGTACGACCCTCGAGCGGGCCAGCGGTTACCGTGGCCAGCGCTCGCGCCTCTACCGCAAGGCGAAGGAGCAGGTCACCCACTCACTGGTCTACAGCTACCGTGACCGGAAGGCGCGTAAGGGCGACTTCCGCAAGCTGTGGATCCAGCGCATCAACGCCGCGTCCCGCGCGCAGGGACTCACCTACAACCGCCTCATCCAGGGCCTGAAGGCCGCCGGTGTCGAGGTCGACCGCCGCATGCTCGCCGAGCTCGCGGTGAACGACGTGGCTGCGTTCAACGCGCTCGTCAAGGTCGCCAAGGACGCCCTCCCGGCGGACGTCAACGCCCCGGCCGCGGCCTGA
- the rpmI gene encoding 50S ribosomal protein L35 yields the protein MPKNKTHSGAKKRFRITGSGKVMREQANRRHLFESKPTKRTRRLAMDQPVAQADVKKIKKLLGK from the coding sequence ATGCCGAAGAACAAGACGCACTCCGGTGCCAAGAAGCGGTTCCGGATCACCGGCAGCGGCAAGGTCATGCGCGAGCAGGCGAACCGCCGCCACCTGTTCGAGAGCAAGCCGACCAAGCGCACCCGTCGTCTGGCGATGGACCAGCCGGTCGCGCAGGCCGACGTCAAGAAGATCAAGAAGCTGCTCGGCAAGTGA
- the infC gene encoding translation initiation factor IF-3, with protein sequence MVHLQLPRSITISEPRINDRIRVPEVRLIGPGGEQVGVVATAVALKLAQDADLDLVEVAPNSRPPVAKLMDFGKFKYESDMKAREARRNQTNTILKEIRFRLKIDPHDYATKKGHVERFLSAGDKVKVMIMFRGREQSRPEMGRRLLERLADDVAELGFVESMPKQDGRNMTMVIGPVKKKAETKTERPTKVRGHEKLSKSQARRAAEAAAEADAEPAEERTAEEAAPATPPAPPAPAAAAPASDTTKAAPRSRTAPAPRTAATKPAAAKPATASKPAAQPAAAPKPAAESKPAAASKPAAESKPAAAPKPAAAPKPAAAPKPAAAPKPAAKPSAPRPAAPKPRGPHKG encoded by the coding sequence GTGGTCCACCTGCAACTTCCTAGGAGCATCACCATCAGCGAGCCTCGCATCAACGACCGGATCCGTGTTCCCGAGGTCCGGCTCATCGGCCCGGGCGGGGAGCAGGTCGGCGTAGTTGCCACGGCAGTCGCCCTGAAGCTTGCCCAGGACGCCGACCTCGACCTCGTCGAGGTCGCCCCGAACAGCCGACCGCCTGTCGCCAAGCTCATGGACTTCGGCAAGTTCAAGTACGAGTCGGACATGAAGGCGCGTGAGGCGCGACGGAACCAGACGAACACGATCCTCAAGGAGATCCGTTTCCGTCTGAAGATCGACCCGCACGACTACGCCACCAAGAAGGGCCACGTCGAGCGGTTCCTCTCGGCGGGCGACAAGGTCAAGGTCATGATCATGTTCCGCGGCCGTGAGCAGTCCCGCCCGGAGATGGGCCGGCGCCTGCTCGAACGGCTGGCGGACGACGTCGCGGAGCTCGGCTTCGTCGAGTCCATGCCGAAGCAGGACGGCCGCAACATGACGATGGTCATCGGGCCGGTCAAGAAGAAGGCCGAGACCAAGACCGAGCGTCCGACCAAGGTGCGCGGTCACGAGAAGCTGAGCAAGTCCCAGGCGCGCCGTGCGGCCGAGGCGGCGGCAGAGGCCGACGCCGAACCCGCCGAGGAGAGGACGGCGGAGGAGGCGGCACCGGCGACGCCGCCGGCACCGCCCGCGCCCGCCGCGGCAGCTCCGGCGTCGGACACCACGAAGGCAGCACCCAGGTCGCGCACGGCACCCGCGCCGAGGACCGCGGCGACAAAGCCCGCCGCGGCGAAGCCCGCGACCGCGTCGAAGCCAGCGGCGCAGCCCGCTGCCGCGCCGAAGCCGGCCGCCGAGTCGAAGCCCGCTGCCGCGTCGAAGCCGGCCGCCGAGTCGAAGCCCGCTGCCGCGCCGAAGCCGGCTGCCGCGCCGAAGCCGGCTGCCGCGCCGAAGCCCGCTGCCGCGCCGAAGCCGGCCGCGAAGCCCTCGGCTCCCCGGCCTGCCGCTCCGAAGCCGCGCGGGCCGCACAAGGGCTGA
- a CDS encoding DUF1844 domain-containing protein, with product MSSTTEKNAGDAARDIADVAAVEVITTAAVHLMSAAAVKCGLAEGDDAGDHLDLDEARKLITALAALVTASAPDIGNQHARSLRDGLRSLQLAFREASVIPDAPGDGPGEKYTGSVV from the coding sequence ATGAGCAGCACCACGGAGAAGAACGCCGGCGACGCCGCCCGCGACATCGCGGACGTCGCCGCCGTCGAGGTCATCACGACCGCGGCCGTCCATCTGATGAGCGCCGCCGCGGTGAAGTGCGGCCTCGCCGAGGGCGACGACGCGGGCGACCATCTGGACCTCGACGAGGCGCGCAAGCTCATCACGGCGCTGGCCGCGCTCGTGACGGCGTCGGCCCCGGACATCGGCAACCAGCACGCCCGCTCGCTGCGGGACGGCCTGCGTTCGCTCCAGCTCGCCTTCCGCGAGGCCTCCGTCATCCCCGACGCGCCGGGCGACGGACCGGGCGAGAAGTACACCGGCTCCGTCGTCTGA
- a CDS encoding S1 family peptidase — protein sequence MRRGGGRVAALTALIAVATAGCGVLPALPEPVPSEIVPSRVSGLEPAEGSDTISPDGFDAVQRMAVRVRNVGCDELSTGSGFAIDEHTLITNKHVVADSDNLQVSTYDGRDIDVGTAATAGLADLAIVRTRDALPSSPVLAEADPRQGDDVTIVGYPSGGELTISAGSVIGSTRDPLNANLGEVLVTDAKVEPGSSGSAALDSRGRVIGVVYAKTADDDSLLVPISTVRDMLADAAAFQNVPTCAGP from the coding sequence GTGAGGCGCGGCGGCGGCCGCGTCGCCGCGCTCACCGCCCTGATCGCCGTCGCCACCGCCGGGTGCGGGGTGCTGCCCGCGCTGCCCGAGCCGGTGCCGAGCGAGATCGTGCCGTCGCGGGTGTCCGGTCTGGAGCCGGCCGAGGGCAGCGACACGATCTCGCCGGACGGGTTCGACGCCGTGCAGCGGATGGCGGTGCGCGTGCGCAACGTGGGGTGCGACGAACTGTCCACCGGGTCGGGCTTCGCCATCGACGAGCACACCCTGATCACCAACAAGCACGTGGTCGCCGACAGCGACAACCTCCAGGTCAGCACCTACGACGGTCGCGACATCGACGTCGGCACCGCCGCCACCGCGGGCCTGGCGGACCTCGCGATCGTCCGCACCCGCGACGCGCTGCCCTCCTCCCCGGTGCTCGCCGAGGCCGACCCGCGGCAGGGCGACGACGTGACGATCGTGGGGTACCCGTCCGGCGGGGAACTGACCATCTCCGCGGGGAGCGTGATCGGCTCGACGCGGGACCCCTTGAACGCCAACCTCGGCGAGGTACTGGTCACCGACGCGAAGGTGGAGCCGGGCTCCTCCGGCTCGGCGGCGCTGGACAGCCGGGGCCGCGTGATCGGCGTCGTCTACGCCAAGACGGCCGACGACGACAGTCTGCTCGTCCCGATCTCCACCGTACGGGACATGCTCGCCGACGCCGCGGCCTTCCAGAACGTCCCCACCTGCGCGGGGCCGTAG
- a CDS encoding SseB family protein, whose protein sequence is MTGRSIQPTSQFSGDDGSADAELTRLLAGHATGEVPLPDVVARLGVTRVLVPVLAELAVGEDVTGPDGQALQVDKEASSGVVALEAPDGRRALPVFTSVAAMSAWRADARPVPVEATRAALSAVNEDWSLLVVDPAGPVTVQVPRPAVWALAQGERWRPALEASEDGLRVESEVAQAVTVAAAPVQHVVRAHAEPGRKAEVAVVLALDPGLDRAGLDAVLGQVNARLGASDVISRRVDSLELRIGAAR, encoded by the coding sequence GTGACGGGCCGCTCGATCCAGCCCACGAGCCAGTTCTCCGGCGACGACGGCTCGGCGGACGCCGAGCTCACCCGCCTGCTGGCCGGTCACGCGACGGGAGAGGTGCCGCTCCCGGACGTCGTGGCACGCCTCGGCGTCACGCGGGTGCTCGTGCCGGTGCTGGCCGAACTCGCGGTGGGGGAGGACGTCACGGGACCGGACGGGCAGGCGCTGCAGGTCGACAAGGAGGCGTCGTCGGGCGTGGTGGCCCTCGAGGCCCCGGACGGACGCCGGGCGCTGCCGGTGTTCACGTCGGTGGCCGCGATGTCGGCGTGGCGCGCGGACGCCCGTCCGGTACCGGTCGAGGCCACCCGGGCCGCGTTGTCGGCCGTGAACGAGGACTGGTCCCTGCTCGTCGTCGACCCGGCCGGGCCGGTGACGGTGCAGGTGCCGCGGCCCGCCGTGTGGGCGCTGGCGCAGGGGGAGCGGTGGCGCCCCGCGCTCGAGGCGAGCGAGGACGGGCTGCGGGTGGAGAGCGAGGTCGCGCAGGCCGTGACCGTCGCGGCGGCACCCGTGCAGCACGTGGTCCGCGCGCATGCGGAGCCGGGCCGCAAGGCCGAGGTGGCGGTCGTGCTGGCGCTCGATCCCGGCCTCGACCGGGCCGGCCTGGACGCCGTGCTGGGACAGGTCAATGCCCGGCTCGGCGCGTCCGACGTGATCTCGCGGCGCGTCGACTCGCTGGAGCTCCGCATCGGCGCGGCGCGCTAG
- the priA gene encoding bifunctional 1-(5-phosphoribosyl)-5-((5-phosphoribosylamino)methylideneamino)imidazole-4-carboxamide isomerase/phosphoribosylanthranilate isomerase PriA, producing MTDRLVLLPAVDVAGGQAVRLVQGEAGSETSYGDPLSAALDWQSGGAEWIHLVDLDAAFGRGSNAELLADVVGRLDVQVELSGGIRDDASLDRALATGARRVNLGTAALEDPAWTAKVIAEHGDRVAVGLDVRGTTLAARGWTREGGDLYEVLGRLDEAGCARYVVTDVTKDGTLRGPNLDLLADVAERTPAHVVASGGISSLDDLRALRSLRSPTGRPVEGAVVGKALYAGAFTLPEALDVAGRP from the coding sequence ATGACCGACCGACTGGTGCTGCTGCCCGCCGTCGACGTCGCGGGCGGCCAGGCCGTCCGCCTCGTGCAGGGCGAGGCCGGCTCCGAGACCTCCTACGGCGACCCGCTCTCCGCGGCGCTGGACTGGCAGAGCGGGGGAGCGGAGTGGATCCACCTCGTGGACCTCGACGCGGCCTTCGGGCGCGGATCGAACGCGGAGCTGCTGGCCGACGTCGTCGGCCGGCTGGACGTGCAGGTGGAACTGTCGGGCGGGATCCGCGACGACGCCTCGCTCGACCGGGCGCTCGCGACCGGGGCACGCCGGGTCAACCTCGGCACGGCCGCGCTCGAGGACCCGGCCTGGACGGCGAAGGTCATCGCCGAGCACGGCGACCGGGTGGCCGTCGGGCTGGACGTGCGCGGCACGACGCTCGCGGCGCGCGGCTGGACGCGGGAGGGCGGCGACCTGTACGAGGTGCTCGGACGCCTCGACGAGGCGGGCTGCGCGCGCTACGTCGTCACGGACGTGACGAAGGACGGCACGCTCCGCGGCCCGAACCTGGACCTGCTGGCCGACGTCGCCGAGCGGACGCCCGCGCACGTCGTGGCGTCGGGCGGGATCTCGTCCCTGGACGATCTGCGGGCGCTGCGGTCCCTGCGTTCGCCCACGGGGAGGCCGGTCGAGGGGGCCGTCGTCGGCAAGGCGCTGTACGCGGGCGCGTTCACGCTGCCCGAGGCGCTCGACGTGGCGGGCCGCCCGTGA
- the hisH gene encoding imidazole glycerol phosphate synthase subunit HisH has protein sequence MGSRVVVLDYGFGNVRSATRALERVGAEVTLTADRAAAQDADGLVVPGVGAFGACMAGLRRVRGHEVISRRIAGGRPVLGICVGMQILFDAGVEHGERAEGMGEWTGTVERIDAPVVPHMGWARVEPPEGSRLFDGIGHERFYFVHSYAAQTFTQGHDAFADPRFRPPLVTWAHAGTPEHGTRFVAAVEDGPLSATQFHPEKSGDAGARLLENWVRGLG, from the coding sequence ATGGGCTCACGCGTCGTCGTCCTCGACTACGGCTTCGGCAACGTCCGATCGGCCACGCGCGCCCTGGAACGGGTGGGCGCGGAGGTGACGCTCACCGCCGATCGGGCTGCCGCCCAGGACGCCGACGGCCTGGTGGTGCCCGGCGTCGGTGCCTTCGGCGCCTGCATGGCGGGGCTCCGGAGGGTCCGGGGCCACGAGGTGATCAGCCGCCGCATCGCGGGCGGCCGCCCGGTGCTCGGCATCTGCGTCGGCATGCAGATCCTGTTCGACGCCGGTGTGGAGCACGGCGAGCGCGCCGAAGGCATGGGCGAGTGGACCGGCACCGTCGAGCGGATCGACGCCCCGGTGGTGCCGCACATGGGCTGGGCCAGGGTCGAGCCCCCGGAGGGATCACGGCTGTTCGACGGCATCGGCCACGAGCGGTTCTACTTCGTGCACTCGTATGCCGCGCAGACCTTCACCCAGGGACACGACGCGTTCGCCGACCCCCGCTTCCGCCCGCCCCTGGTCACCTGGGCGCACGCCGGTACGCCCGAGCACGGAACGCGGTTCGTGGCCGCCGTCGAGGACGGACCCCTGTCCGCGACGCAGTTCCACCCCGAGAAGTCCGGCGACGCCGGCGCCCGGCTCCTGGAGAACTGGGTCCGCGGGCTCGGCTGA
- the hisB gene encoding imidazoleglycerol-phosphate dehydratase HisB, with translation MMPADTSPQPAPAGPPGAGPAPRTARIERATSESKVTVELDLDGAGRTDIATGVPFYDHMLTALGKHSLIDLTVHAAGDTHIDAHHTVEDVAICLGQALRQALGDKQGIARYGDATVPLDEALALAVVDVSGRPYLVHEGEPAGQEYHLIGGHFTGSLTRHVLESVAHHAHVTLHVRVLAGRDPHHIVEAQFKALARALRAAVARDPRVEGIPSTKGAL, from the coding sequence ATGATGCCCGCAGACACATCGCCGCAACCCGCTCCGGCCGGCCCGCCGGGCGCGGGGCCCGCCCCGCGCACCGCCCGCATCGAACGCGCCACCTCCGAGTCGAAGGTCACCGTCGAACTCGACCTCGACGGTGCCGGCCGTACCGACATCGCCACGGGCGTGCCGTTCTACGACCACATGCTCACCGCGCTCGGCAAGCACTCGCTGATCGATCTCACCGTCCACGCCGCCGGCGACACACACATCGACGCCCACCACACCGTCGAGGACGTCGCGATCTGCCTCGGGCAGGCACTGCGCCAGGCGCTCGGCGACAAGCAGGGCATCGCCCGCTACGGTGATGCCACGGTGCCCCTCGACGAAGCGCTCGCGCTCGCGGTGGTCGACGTCTCCGGCCGCCCGTACCTGGTGCACGAGGGCGAGCCGGCCGGCCAGGAGTACCACCTGATCGGCGGCCACTTCACGGGTAGCCTCACCCGGCACGTCCTGGAATCGGTCGCGCACCACGCCCACGTCACGCTGCACGTGCGCGTGCTCGCCGGCCGCGACCCCCACCACATCGTCGAAGCTCAGTTCAAGGCCCTGGCGCGTGCCCTGCGCGCCGCCGTCGCGCGCGATCCGCGCGTCGAGGGCATCCCGTCCACGAAGGGTGCGCTGTAA
- a CDS encoding histidinol-phosphate transaminase: protein MPIRPELAHEQPYGAPQLDVPVLLNVNENPYAPAPEVIATIAREVAAAAASLNRYPDRDFAALRDELADYLALESGVPMEPFSVWAANGSNEVMLHVLQAFGGPGRTALSFAPTYSMYPEYARDTHTRWVTARREDDFGVDPAKAAAAIAEHRPSVILLASPNNPTGTALPLSTVEAILDAASATDPATPAVVVVDEAYAEFRRAGTPSAVSLLARHPNLAVTRTMSKAFALAGARVGYLAAQPHLVDALRVVRLPYHLSAVTQAVARAALRHRDALMAQVSSLRGERDGLVAWLREQRGPGGAPLRVADSDANFVLFGTFADRHAVWQGLLDHGVLIRETGPDGWLRVSVGTPEENATFRDALTDVIQALTHVTEETA, encoded by the coding sequence CTGCCGATCCGGCCCGAGCTCGCGCACGAGCAGCCCTACGGCGCCCCGCAGCTCGACGTCCCGGTGCTGCTCAACGTGAACGAGAACCCGTACGCGCCGGCCCCCGAGGTGATCGCGACGATAGCCCGCGAGGTCGCCGCGGCCGCGGCCTCGCTCAACCGGTACCCGGACCGCGACTTCGCCGCCCTGCGCGACGAACTCGCGGACTACCTCGCGCTCGAGTCCGGCGTCCCGATGGAGCCCTTCTCGGTCTGGGCTGCCAACGGCTCCAACGAGGTGATGCTCCACGTGCTGCAGGCGTTCGGCGGCCCCGGGCGTACCGCGCTGTCCTTCGCGCCCACGTACTCCATGTACCCGGAGTACGCCCGTGACACCCACACCCGCTGGGTCACCGCCCGCCGCGAGGACGACTTCGGCGTCGACCCGGCGAAGGCGGCCGCCGCGATCGCCGAGCACCGCCCTTCCGTCATCCTGCTCGCCAGCCCCAACAACCCGACGGGCACGGCGCTGCCGCTGAGCACCGTCGAGGCGATCCTGGACGCCGCTTCCGCCACCGACCCGGCCACGCCCGCCGTGGTCGTCGTCGACGAGGCCTACGCCGAGTTCCGCCGCGCAGGCACCCCCAGCGCCGTCAGCCTCCTGGCCCGTCACCCCAACCTCGCGGTCACCCGCACCATGTCCAAGGCGTTCGCGCTCGCCGGCGCCCGTGTCGGCTACCTCGCGGCGCAGCCGCACCTCGTGGACGCACTCCGCGTGGTTCGCCTGCCCTACCACCTCTCCGCCGTCACACAGGCCGTCGCACGCGCGGCGCTGCGACACCGCGACGCGCTGATGGCGCAGGTCAGCAGCCTGCGCGGGGAACGGGACGGTCTGGTCGCCTGGCTCCGCGAGCAGCGAGGTCCCGGCGGCGCTCCGCTCCGCGTCGCCGATTCCGACGCCAACTTCGTCCTGTTCGGCACCTTCGCCGACCGCCACGCCGTCTGGCAGGGCCTGCTGGACCACGGCGTGCTGATCCGCGAGACCGGCCCGGACGGCTGGCTGCGCGTGTCCGTCGGCACGCCGGAGGAGAACGCCACGTTCCGTGACGCCCTCACCGACGTGATCCAAGCCCTCACGCACGTGACCGAGGAGACCGCATGA
- a CDS encoding Rieske (2Fe-2S) protein has translation MTHTRPDRSADTTPSVPPEAVHDVTRRELLRGAGVASGALVGGVALVACSGGAEEPAGTSPGAVVVPLADVPVGGAVSAQIDGQEVLVTQPVEGEVHAFSAICTHQGCTVTPGDGDLACPCHGSRYALTDAAVLAGPAPEPLPEVTVVVEGDDVVTS, from the coding sequence ATGACGCACACGCGACCCGACCGATCGGCGGACACCACCCCGTCGGTGCCACCCGAGGCCGTCCACGACGTGACGCGCCGGGAGCTCCTGCGGGGAGCGGGCGTCGCCTCCGGGGCACTGGTGGGTGGCGTCGCGCTCGTCGCCTGCTCGGGAGGCGCGGAGGAGCCGGCGGGTACCAGTCCGGGCGCCGTCGTCGTCCCGCTCGCGGACGTTCCGGTCGGCGGAGCCGTGTCCGCCCAGATCGACGGCCAGGAGGTCCTCGTCACGCAGCCCGTCGAGGGCGAGGTCCACGCGTTCAGCGCGATCTGCACCCACCAGGGCTGCACGGTCACGCCGGGGGACGGCGACCTCGCCTGTCCCTGCCACGGATCACGCTACGCGCTCACCGACGCGGCGGTCCTCGCCGGCCCCGCGCCCGAACCGCTGCCGGAGGTCACGGTCGTGGTCGAGGGCGACGACGTGGTGACGTCGTAA